A part of Leptotrichia hongkongensis genomic DNA contains:
- a CDS encoding putative hemolysin, whose protein sequence is MKNLKVIMITSMLVISITGMAANFKMFKKKKKDNTSSTQIAPSTKTGNPASVYCEKQGGKSVIVKGSKGEYGVCQLKDGTSIEEWEFYKQNNTPQSLEAEMIGTPNPAAKFCVDKGGKSITVKDKRGNEKGVCKFKNGTQIDEWDYYRQNN, encoded by the coding sequence ATGAAAAATTTGAAAGTAATTATGATTACATCTATGCTAGTTATCTCAATTACTGGAATGGCAGCAAATTTTAAGATGTTTAAAAAGAAAAAGAAAGACAATACTTCTTCAACACAAATTGCTCCATCTACAAAAACAGGAAATCCAGCATCTGTTTACTGTGAAAAACAAGGTGGTAAGTCTGTTATTGTAAAAGGAAGCAAAGGAGAATATGGTGTTTGTCAATTAAAAGACGGTACATCTATTGAAGAATGGGAATTTTATAAACAAAACAATACTCCACAAAGTCTTGAAGCAGAAATGATAGGAACTCCAAATCCAGCTGCAAAATTCTGTGTTGACAAAGGTGGTAAATCTATTACAGTTAAAGATAAAAGAGGTAACGAAAAAGGTGTATGTAAATTTAAAAATGGTACACAAATTGATGAATGGGATTATTACAGACAAAATAACTAA
- a CDS encoding S8 family serine peptidase translates to MKKILLLISLITVLSSCGGGGGGGSSSSQTGSATPVPTPNQPSNNNNQTQNPNLPNNSQTQNNPSQSGLNNQSGTNNNNSSPNQVPENKTFTGRGVDVAVLDSNFLSSDVHTNQLYNKQSYINEIIDKEFKDRFIKEPMANTAYLSKNDHGILVASILGGNSGTGATGAKIHGVSISQGSGFYLDINKYQELQNRGIRIYSHSFGTQQTLGEFNSTNFREPFRIYLRKLGETITLPENDNRVNNLINFYKNAVNQGSLFVWAAGNRRADETTMDEVSIQAGLPYYVSGLYKGWIAVTGVHSDGSEYNPHLARAGRAKWWTVAANGECGLPGCSEYGSSFATPKVSALAAKLKEKFPWMTGHEIQQTILTTATDLGDPGVDSTFGWGFLNEEKALKGPSQFSNELLVGEHASNAGAKGQFNANIGDNITSKFENDITGLGGLKKSGNGTLILSGNNDYQGATTIEGGTLEIQKENGSPITIKSGGTLVTTPTTVIGLKNYSGNLSPVNVKNEGGTLENRGSGAVITGNYEATAGSVTKAQIGTKLTVRGTVNLNGGNTTLQTLSNGRYITAKPLSSTVIEAEKGINGNFDKVETPELINGTVETVDNKINVKLSRKNVLDYIEKISESDEMQKNTAQNLETAFQNLDQSIENGTAGNVAQFERKAATLQALTSSNRAAVLDSLSGQIYASAQALTFQHSQTVSKDLSNRLVMLGTLDNVGDKFGLWISGFDANGTLKQDGYGKGDTKVAGGQVGVDKQFGENLILGTALSYSKADVKFDRYGGKSDANNFGVSLYGRLGNKDVPFYLQGRLGIGFVDSDVERDIILSNNDFTRAKINHNDKVYSGYLETGYDIKNSSGDFVVTPFVGLTHDTVVRGSFSEEKSQFGLTADKKNYNQTAALLGLRVGKSVNWNNGSKTTFQGYVTHQRAFNEQDLSFDARYTGLPGATFKVKGIGLSKNKTWAGIGALTEVNSGFGWYVNYDGSIDSGKGKGNNNVFTTGLRFNF, encoded by the coding sequence ATGAAAAAGATTTTATTATTAATTAGCCTTATTACCGTGCTATCAAGTTGTGGCGGTGGTGGAGGCGGTGGAAGTTCTTCATCACAAACAGGTTCAGCCACTCCGGTTCCAACTCCAAACCAGCCGAGCAATAATAATAACCAGACACAAAATCCAAATCTCCCAAATAACAGTCAAACACAAAATAATCCATCCCAATCGGGATTAAATAATCAATCAGGAACTAACAACAATAATTCTTCTCCAAATCAAGTTCCAGAAAATAAAACTTTTACAGGAAGAGGAGTTGATGTTGCTGTATTAGATAGTAATTTTTTATCATCTGATGTTCATACTAATCAATTGTACAATAAGCAAAGTTATATTAATGAAATAATAGACAAAGAGTTTAAAGACAGGTTTATTAAAGAGCCAATGGCTAATACAGCTTATTTAAGCAAAAATGATCACGGGATACTTGTAGCTTCTATTTTAGGTGGAAATAGTGGTACTGGTGCGACTGGTGCAAAAATTCACGGTGTAAGCATTAGTCAAGGAAGCGGATTTTATTTAGATATAAACAAATATCAAGAACTTCAAAATAGAGGAATTAGAATATATAGCCACTCTTTTGGTACACAACAAACATTAGGAGAATTTAATTCTACTAATTTTAGAGAGCCATTTAGAATATATTTAAGAAAACTTGGTGAAACAATTACTCTGCCAGAAAATGATAACAGAGTTAACAATTTAATAAATTTTTACAAAAATGCGGTAAATCAAGGTTCATTATTTGTTTGGGCTGCAGGTAACAGACGCGCTGATGAAACGACTATGGATGAAGTAAGTATTCAAGCAGGATTGCCTTATTATGTATCTGGACTTTATAAAGGATGGATTGCTGTAACAGGAGTACATTCAGATGGAAGCGAATATAATCCTCATCTAGCAAGAGCAGGAAGAGCTAAATGGTGGACTGTAGCTGCAAATGGTGAATGCGGACTTCCAGGATGCTCAGAATACGGTTCATCCTTTGCAACACCAAAAGTATCTGCCCTTGCTGCTAAATTAAAAGAAAAATTTCCATGGATGACTGGACACGAAATACAGCAAACGATACTTACAACTGCCACAGATTTAGGAGATCCAGGCGTAGACAGTACTTTTGGATGGGGATTTTTAAATGAAGAAAAAGCATTAAAAGGTCCTTCTCAATTCAGTAATGAACTACTTGTTGGGGAACATGCTTCTAATGCAGGAGCAAAAGGTCAATTTAATGCAAATATTGGAGATAATATAACTTCAAAATTTGAAAATGACATTACAGGTTTAGGTGGTTTAAAAAAATCTGGTAATGGTACATTAATATTATCTGGAAATAACGACTATCAAGGAGCTACTACTATAGAAGGCGGAACTTTAGAAATACAGAAAGAAAATGGATCACCAATAACTATAAAATCAGGCGGAACTTTAGTAACTACTCCTACAACTGTTATTGGATTGAAAAATTACAGCGGAAACCTATCGCCAGTAAATGTTAAAAATGAAGGTGGAACTCTAGAAAATAGAGGCTCTGGAGCAGTTATAACTGGAAACTATGAAGCAACCGCAGGTTCTGTAACAAAAGCTCAAATAGGAACAAAACTCACAGTAAGAGGAACAGTAAACTTAAACGGAGGAAATACAACTTTACAAACATTAAGCAATGGAAGATATATTACTGCAAAACCTCTATCTTCAACAGTAATCGAAGCTGAGAAGGGAATTAATGGAAATTTTGATAAAGTAGAAACTCCTGAATTGATAAATGGAACTGTAGAAACTGTTGATAATAAGATAAATGTAAAATTAAGCAGAAAAAATGTATTAGACTATATAGAAAAAATATCAGAATCTGACGAGATGCAGAAAAATACTGCTCAAAACTTGGAAACTGCTTTCCAAAACCTAGATCAAAGCATTGAAAACGGAACTGCTGGAAATGTAGCTCAATTTGAAAGAAAAGCTGCCACTCTACAAGCTCTTACTTCTTCTAACAGGGCTGCAGTCCTAGACAGTCTGTCTGGACAAATTTACGCTTCTGCACAAGCACTTACATTTCAGCATTCACAAACTGTAAGCAAGGACTTGTCAAACAGATTAGTTATGCTTGGAACACTTGACAACGTTGGAGATAAATTTGGACTATGGATTTCTGGTTTTGATGCCAATGGTACGTTAAAACAGGATGGATATGGTAAAGGAGATACTAAAGTTGCTGGTGGACAAGTCGGAGTAGACAAGCAGTTTGGTGAAAACCTTATCTTAGGTACTGCACTGTCCTATTCAAAAGCTGATGTTAAATTTGACAGATATGGTGGAAAATCTGATGCGAACAACTTCGGAGTTTCGTTATATGGAAGATTAGGAAACAAAGATGTTCCATTCTACCTTCAAGGCCGTCTTGGTATCGGATTTGTTGACAGTGATGTTGAAAGAGACATTATTTTAAGCAATAATGATTTTACAAGAGCAAAAATTAATCATAATGACAAAGTTTATTCTGGATATTTAGAAACAGGATATGATATTAAAAATAGTAGTGGAGATTTCGTTGTAACACCATTTGTAGGATTAACTCATGATACAGTTGTAAGAGGTTCATTCTCTGAAGAGAAGAGCCAGTTCGGACTGACTGCTGACAAGAAGAACTACAACCAGACAGCAGCATTACTTGGACTTAGAGTTGGAAAATCTGTAAACTGGAACAATGGAAGCAAGACTACATTCCAAGGTTACGTAACACATCAGAGAGCATTCAATGAGCAGGACTTGAGCTTTGACGCAAGATACACTGGACTGCCTGGAGCAACTTTCAAGGTAAAAGGTATTGGGCTTTCTAAGAACAAGACTTGGGCTGGAATTGGAGCATTGACGGAAGTAAATTCTGGATTTGGATGGTATGTGAACTATGACGGTTCTATTGACAGTGGAAAAGGTAAAGGTAATAACAATGTCTTTACTACTGGACTTAGATTTAACTTCTAA
- a CDS encoding MliC family protein, with product MKLIGKAVTIIAGILLLGSSLNVVAASRHRRIKRKHPVINDRRKAIVSQKFSCNGKQYVVNYITNNSIQLVDAASNAKFQLDQVVSGSGSRYSNGKIEIHIKGDEAVFNQDGKDISCNLTK from the coding sequence ATGAAATTAATTGGAAAAGCAGTGACAATAATAGCAGGAATTTTATTATTAGGAAGTTCATTAAATGTAGTCGCAGCAAGCCGACATAGAAGAATAAAGAGAAAACATCCAGTAATAAATGACAGACGTAAAGCTATTGTTTCACAAAAATTTAGTTGTAATGGAAAGCAATATGTTGTAAATTATATTACAAATAATAGTATTCAACTAGTAGATGCTGCATCAAATGCTAAATTTCAACTGGATCAGGTTGTATCGGGAAGCGGTTCACGATATAGCAATGGAAAAATTGAAATTCACATAAAAGGTGATGAGGCAGTATTCAATCAAGACGGTAAAGATATTTCATGTAATCTTACAAAATAA
- a CDS encoding C40 family peptidase — MRKNKFLTAVCMLSAFVGSNLHAKTSKTKKIDKAKTSHKPVNNRKSHSAGNTGIYGIPSNNKSALIETKMTELRQRHAKVMSSGSAHERKKVAVERKLLTSYKKWRGTKYAWGGDSKNGIDCSALTRRVYREAFNKELPRVSQQQIKKGTRVSAKNLKSGDIVYFRPDNRVSHTAVYVGNSLFINASSSKGVVMSSLKSPYWRKYFKYGVRVHNA, encoded by the coding sequence ATGAGAAAAAATAAGTTTTTAACAGCAGTATGTATGTTATCTGCTTTTGTAGGATCAAATTTACACGCAAAAACTTCAAAAACTAAAAAAATTGACAAAGCGAAAACTTCTCACAAACCTGTAAATAACAGAAAAAGTCATAGTGCAGGAAATACAGGAATTTATGGAATTCCTTCAAATAATAAAAGTGCTCTTATTGAGACAAAAATGACAGAATTAAGACAAAGACATGCTAAAGTAATGTCTTCAGGATCTGCTCATGAAAGAAAAAAAGTAGCTGTTGAAAGAAAACTTTTGACATCTTACAAAAAATGGAGAGGGACAAAATATGCATGGGGTGGAGATTCTAAAAATGGAATTGACTGTTCGGCCTTAACACGTAGAGTTTACCGTGAAGCCTTTAATAAAGAACTTCCTAGAGTTTCACAGCAACAAATAAAAAAAGGGACAAGAGTTTCAGCGAAGAATTTGAAATCAGGAGATATTGTTTATTTTAGACCAGATAATAGAGTAAGCCATACAGCAGTTTATGTTGGAAATTCATTGTTTATAAATGCATCGTCTTCAAAAGGAGTAGTAATGTCTTCATTAAAGAGCCCTTATTGGAGAAAATATTTTAAATATGGTGTGAGAGTTCACAATGCATAA
- a CDS encoding META domain-containing protein produces MKRAFILIGIVSMFIVNCFVLGAVKTIDLNGTSWELVQIQKKGKNAVIPKETNITINFTKNEIGGFSGVNNYNGQYKIKNNSILSASVATTLMAGPEEKMDIEQSFFDILQSFPKINYNRTSLILRNNKGEVWTFKVMDLSKKIQNTKWKLVNMAGKDISSSFLQYEDGITLIFNENGINGNAGINNYFGNYKITGNIIEIAGIGATKMAGSQNLMKIETEYLSLLEKVKKMKMTDERSLVLTTENGKTLTFEKIYD; encoded by the coding sequence ATGAAAAGAGCATTTATTTTAATCGGGATTGTTTCGATGTTTATTGTTAATTGTTTTGTCTTAGGTGCAGTTAAAACTATTGATTTGAATGGAACATCATGGGAATTGGTACAGATTCAGAAAAAAGGGAAAAATGCTGTTATTCCGAAGGAGACGAATATTACAATTAATTTTACCAAAAATGAAATTGGTGGTTTTTCAGGAGTGAATAATTATAACGGTCAATATAAAATTAAAAATAATTCTATTTTATCAGCTAGTGTAGCTACTACTTTGATGGCAGGTCCTGAAGAAAAAATGGATATTGAGCAAAGTTTCTTTGATATTCTCCAATCTTTTCCAAAAATAAATTATAATAGAACATCTTTAATATTGAGAAATAATAAAGGAGAAGTTTGGACTTTTAAAGTTATGGATTTAAGTAAAAAAATACAGAATACAAAATGGAAACTTGTAAATATGGCAGGAAAAGATATAAGTTCTTCTTTTTTACAATATGAAGATGGTATTACTCTTATCTTTAACGAAAATGGGATAAATGGTAATGCAGGAATAAATAATTATTTTGGAAATTACAAGATAACAGGTAATATTATTGAAATTGCTGGAATTGGTGCTACAAAAATGGCAGGTTCTCAAAATTTAATGAAAATAGAAACAGAGTATCTAAGTCTTTTGGAAAAAGTAAAAAAAATGAAAATGACTGATGAGAGAAGTTTAGTTTTGACTACAGAAAATGGGAAAACTTTAACTTTTGAAAAAATTTATGATTAG
- a CDS encoding PhzF family phenazine biosynthesis protein — MKQYIVDAFTNKIFSGNPAAICILEEWLSDETMLLIAKENNLSETAFLVKQKNKNVYKLRWFTPGGEIDLCGHATLACAFVIMNYYEKNLKTVIFDTLSGKLTVNRKNGDLYELDFPTYDLKKVEITNEMIQLIGKKPSEAYLGRDLICIFDDEEFILSADLDSEKIKKLDGLLLHITAQHSDYFLNSKIKNTTDKIDCISRSFAPKLNVYEDPVCGSGHCHIAPYWMKKLQKENLIAYQASERSGTLYCTLADNGRMKMSGKVTLFAISEIFI, encoded by the coding sequence ATGAAGCAATATATAGTTGACGCTTTTACAAATAAAATTTTTTCAGGCAATCCAGCCGCAATATGTATTTTAGAAGAATGGCTTTCTGATGAAACTATGCTGTTAATTGCAAAAGAAAATAATTTATCTGAAACAGCTTTTTTAGTAAAACAAAAAAATAAAAATGTATACAAGCTCCGTTGGTTTACACCAGGTGGAGAAATTGACTTATGTGGACACGCTACACTTGCCTGCGCTTTTGTAATTATGAATTATTATGAAAAAAATTTAAAAACTGTAATTTTTGATACATTGAGCGGAAAATTGACTGTAAATAGAAAAAATGGAGATTTATATGAGCTTGATTTTCCCACTTATGATTTGAAAAAAGTTGAAATAACCAATGAAATGATTCAATTAATTGGGAAAAAACCGTCTGAAGCATATTTAGGACGGGATTTGATTTGCATCTTTGACGATGAAGAGTTTATTTTAAGTGCAGATTTAGATTCAGAAAAAATTAAAAAACTTGATGGACTATTGTTGCATATTACTGCTCAACATAGTGATTATTTCTTAAATTCTAAAATAAAAAATACAACAGACAAAATAGACTGTATTTCCCGTTCCTTTGCTCCAAAATTAAATGTTTATGAAGATCCTGTCTGTGGCTCTGGACATTGCCACATTGCTCCCTACTGGATGAAAAAACTGCAAAAGGAAAATTTAATCGCTTATCAGGCTTCAGAACGAAGTGGAACACTTTACTGCACTCTTGCAGATAATGGAAGAATGAAAATGAGTGGAAAAGTAACTTTATTTGCAATTTCAGAAATTTTTATATAG
- a CDS encoding DMT family transporter translates to METKIKLRGMTLASLASSLWAVSGISGEILFKKFNFSSDWLVSTRTLISGILLFLIVIFIEKKSVLKLLKNKRDCVGIILFGTAGMYLVQYTYFKTIELSNVSFATILQFTAPFFIFIYESIKNKKVPAVSTVILLLMTILGVIFIATKGNFSNLSVSLEALLLGIISAIMIAFYSTYPKKLLKKYGSITVVGWGMIIGSIISNVIHPIWKIEGDVNIQSIIQVMIVVILGTSIAYLIYIASLNYISSSLAGILTAFEPVLAAILSVAIFGLKFSFIELIGFLLVFVSIFILEKRL, encoded by the coding sequence ATGGAAACTAAAATAAAGTTACGTGGAATGACATTGGCTAGTCTAGCTTCAAGTTTATGGGCTGTTTCAGGAATTTCTGGAGAAATTCTTTTTAAAAAATTTAATTTTTCTTCAGACTGGTTAGTTTCGACTAGAACATTAATTTCTGGAATTTTACTATTTTTAATTGTTATCTTCATTGAAAAAAAATCTGTTTTAAAACTATTAAAAAATAAAAGAGATTGTGTTGGAATAATTTTATTTGGGACAGCAGGAATGTATTTAGTTCAGTATACATATTTTAAGACAATCGAATTAAGTAATGTTTCATTTGCTACAATTTTGCAATTTACTGCACCATTTTTTATATTTATTTATGAATCTATAAAAAATAAAAAAGTTCCAGCTGTTTCAACTGTGATTTTGTTGCTTATGACAATTTTAGGAGTTATATTTATTGCAACTAAGGGAAATTTTTCAAATTTATCGGTTTCGCTAGAAGCATTATTATTAGGAATAATTTCAGCAATTATGATAGCTTTTTATTCAACATATCCAAAAAAACTTTTAAAAAAATACGGAAGCATTACAGTAGTTGGATGGGGAATGATAATAGGGAGCATAATTTCAAATGTTATTCATCCAATTTGGAAAATTGAAGGAGATGTAAATATACAATCAATCATTCAAGTAATGATTGTTGTAATTTTAGGAACTTCTATAGCTTATTTAATTTATATTGCAAGCCTAAACTATATTTCTTCTTCCCTTGCGGGAATTTTAACAGCTTTTGAGCCTGTACTTGCAGCAATATTATCTGTTGCTATTTTTGGCTTAAAATTTTCTTTTATTGAGTTAATTGGTTTTTTGCTAGTTTTTGTTTCTATATTTATTTTGGAAAAGAGATTGTAG
- a CDS encoding adhesion protein FadA, whose product MKKKLAVLLGVLVLSSVSFAAPAKAAGGSIESSLSNLENQLEKLQQMEDAKFRQQEAQANEAAQRLNNYTAMQAKIDERLAEIEANVDTSIFGKEFKAKISEYKNLRNQLDKEIAKEQQIIDNFELIKSLR is encoded by the coding sequence ATGAAAAAGAAATTAGCAGTATTATTAGGAGTTTTAGTATTAAGTAGTGTTTCATTTGCAGCACCTGCAAAAGCAGCAGGTGGATCAATTGAAAGCAGCTTAAGTAACTTAGAAAACCAATTAGAAAAATTACAACAAATGGAAGATGCAAAATTTAGACAACAAGAAGCTCAAGCAAATGAAGCAGCTCAAAGATTAAACAATTACACTGCAATGCAAGCTAAAATTGATGAAAGACTTGCAGAAATTGAAGCAAATGTTGATACAAGTATCTTCGGAAAAGAATTTAAAGCAAAAATTTCTGAATACAAAAACTTAAGAAATCAATTAGACAAAGAAATCGCTAAAGAGCAACAAATTATCGATAACTTTGAATTAATTAAATCTTTAAGATAG
- a CDS encoding adhesion protein FadA: protein MKKVGILFVLLSALSFSAASTKSTKPSRPSKTVTTQSVSGRFNQLEAEYERLVNMENQEYNKLKANAEVAANKLAEKEAQKAQIEERIAKIEAAADSKAFKAQYSELVKQYKAVVKALDSEIKTLSTRVENFAAIEALKGN from the coding sequence ATGAAAAAAGTTGGAATTTTATTTGTACTTTTAAGTGCTTTATCATTTTCAGCTGCTTCTACAAAATCTACAAAACCTTCAAGACCTTCAAAAACAGTAACAACTCAATCAGTAAGTGGTAGATTTAATCAACTTGAAGCAGAATATGAAAGATTAGTAAATATGGAAAATCAAGAGTACAACAAGTTAAAAGCAAATGCTGAAGTAGCAGCTAATAAATTAGCTGAAAAAGAAGCTCAAAAAGCTCAAATCGAAGAAAGAATTGCTAAAATTGAAGCAGCAGCAGATTCAAAAGCGTTTAAAGCTCAATATTCTGAGTTAGTAAAACAATACAAAGCTGTAGTTAAAGCATTAGATTCAGAAATCAAAACTTTAAGCACTAGAGTTGAAAATTTCGCAGCAATTGAAGCGTTAAAAGGAAATTAA
- the eno gene encoding phosphopyruvate hydratase has protein sequence MTRIEDIYAREILDSRGNPTVEVEVYLEGGAMGRASVPSGASTGEHEAVELRDGDKSRYLGQGVLQAVENVNKVIAEHLIGFDALDQVAIDKAMIELDGTPNKGKLGANAILGVSLAVAKAAANQLGIPLYRYLGGVNAKELPVPMMNILNGGSHADSAVDVQEFMVQPVGAKTYKEALRMGSEIFHHLGKILKANGDSTNVGNEGGYAPSNINGTEGALDVISQAVEAAGYKLGEDITFAMDAASSEFATKNADGSYTYTFKREGGVVRNSDEMVEWYKHLTSKYPIVSIEDGLAEDDWDGFKKLTDAIGKDVQLVGDDLFVTNTVRLAEGIKKGIANSILIKVNQIGTLTETLDAIEMAKKAGYTAVVSHRSGETEDDTIADIAVATNAGQIKTGSASRTDRMAKYNQLLRIEDDLAEEAVYEGKKAFYNINIK, from the coding sequence ATGACTAGAATTGAAGATATCTATGCAAGAGAGATACTTGATTCAAGAGGAAATCCAACTGTGGAAGTTGAAGTTTACTTAGAAGGTGGAGCAATGGGAAGAGCTTCTGTACCATCTGGAGCATCAACTGGAGAACATGAAGCAGTTGAATTAAGAGATGGTGACAAATCTAGATATTTAGGACAAGGTGTATTACAAGCAGTAGAAAATGTAAATAAAGTTATTGCTGAGCACTTAATCGGATTTGACGCTTTAGACCAAGTAGCTATTGATAAAGCTATGATTGAGCTAGACGGAACACCTAACAAAGGTAAATTAGGAGCTAATGCAATCTTAGGTGTATCATTGGCAGTGGCAAAAGCAGCAGCTAATCAATTAGGTATACCTTTATATAGATATTTAGGTGGAGTAAACGCTAAAGAATTACCAGTACCAATGATGAATATCTTAAATGGTGGATCACATGCTGATTCAGCAGTAGACGTTCAAGAATTCATGGTACAACCTGTAGGAGCTAAAACATACAAAGAAGCATTAAGAATGGGTTCTGAAATTTTCCACCACTTAGGAAAAATCTTAAAAGCAAACGGAGATTCTACTAACGTAGGAAATGAAGGTGGATACGCACCATCTAATATTAATGGAACTGAAGGGGCTTTAGATGTAATTTCTCAAGCAGTAGAAGCTGCTGGATACAAATTAGGAGAAGATATTACATTTGCAATGGATGCTGCTTCATCAGAATTTGCAACTAAAAATGCAGACGGATCTTATACTTATACATTCAAAAGAGAAGGTGGAGTTGTAAGAAACTCAGATGAAATGGTTGAATGGTACAAACATTTAACTTCTAAATACCCAATCGTATCTATTGAAGATGGACTTGCTGAAGATGACTGGGATGGATTCAAAAAATTAACTGATGCAATTGGAAAAGATGTTCAATTAGTAGGGGATGACTTGTTCGTTACTAACACAGTAAGATTGGCTGAAGGAATTAAAAAAGGAATTGCTAATTCAATCCTAATTAAAGTAAACCAAATTGGTACTTTAACAGAAACATTGGATGCAATTGAAATGGCTAAAAAAGCTGGATATACTGCAGTAGTATCTCATAGATCAGGAGAAACTGAAGATGATACAATCGCTGATATCGCAGTTGCTACAAACGCAGGACAAATTAAAACAGGATCTGCATCAAGAACAGACAGAATGGCTAAATATAACCAATTATTAAGAATCGAAGATGACTTGGCAGAAGAAGCTGTTTACGAAGGTAAAAAAGCATTCTACAACATCAATATTAAATAA